ATCCCTTAAGAACAGGATAGGACCTGCTATGGGAGTGAGGTAGAGATGGCCAGCTGGAATCTTCTTTCCCCACCATATCCAGAAAACTGCCTGGAGCAGTTGGAGATGGGATTTCCACGGGGAGCCCAGCCAGCCCCACTGCTGTGCTCCGTTCTGAAGGCCTCGGGTTCTCTGCAGCAGCTGTCCCTGGATAGTGCCACCTTTGCCTCTCCCCAGGATTTTGGGCTTGTTTTGCAAACACTCAAAGGTAGGACCCAGCCAGAATGGTGAAGGGAGAGGAGTAGGTGGGGACCTAGCACTGTTCTCTAGGAAAGCTAAGGTCCATGGTCCATGGTCTCTGTCTCCTATCCAGAGTACAACCTAGCCCTGAAAAGACTGAGCTTCCATGACATGAATCTGGCTGACTGTCAGAGCGAGGTGCTCTTTTTGCTACAGAATCTGACTCTGCAAGGTAAGTTCCTTATTCAGAACCTGGACATTTCCTGGGTCTTCACTATGGTTCTGCCATTATCTGAGTGAGCAAATCGCTGTTCTTTCTTGGCCTTGtgtcctcagctataaaatggatATAGAACCTGCATGATTTTCCTTCTAAAAGCTCCAACCTCAATTCCTCCTCTACTAAACATGAGAAATTGCTCTTTTAGAGTGCCTCACCCAAAAGTTGCTCTTACCTTTCAGAGGTGGAcaaaatggtggtggtggggcaAAATAAATGTACTGTGCCAGGCTCCCCTCATAGACTTCTCTGATCCCCACCCCTGCATAGAGGGTGGCCAGTGAtagggaaagaaggaagtgaaTGGAGAATTGTCCATGCAGAGAATCTTCTTATAGGGAACATTTAGGTTCAGTCTTTGGTTTGGATTCTGATGTAGTTCCAGCCTTGCTTGGAGTCTAGACAAATTCCTTCCTCTTTTTGGGCCTCTATAATGTTAATACCCCTTGCTAGGGCCAACTGGGGTAGGAGGGGCAGCACCAGTCCTAATGCAGCCATCAGAATTTACTATAATTTTTCTTGACAGAGATTACCTTCTCCTTCTGCCGTCTGTTTGAGAAGCGCCCAGCCCAATTTCTGCCTGAGATGGTTGCTGCTATGAAGGGCAACTCCACACTGAAGGGCCTCCGGCTGCCAGGGAACCGCCTGGGTGGGGGCCAGAccctggggagggagaggggaaaggagcTAGGCCTTTGACCTAAAAACTCACTGGATAAAGGCAAAGACCTCTCCACTGGGAACGTGGGAGTTGGAATACAGATATTTCTGTGCTGGGGCTTCAGGAACCAGCAGGGCTGGTTCTACCAGCCATAGTTGGGTTGGGATACCCTTGTTCCCTGTTCTTGGGTGGAGGTGACAGGCGTTCTCCCCTTGTCTCCAGGGAATGCTGGCCTGCTGGCCTTGGCAGATGTTTTCTCAGAGGATTCATCCTCCTCTCTCTGTCAGCTGGACATCAGGTACATGAGGGGAGGGGCAAGACAAGGGATGGGGCTACAGAGATATAAACCAGGAATGCACTGCTTCCTGGATATCTAATCCATCTCACCCTACCAGTTCCAACTGCATCAAGCCAGATGGGCTTCTGGAGTTCGCCAAGCGGCTGGAGCGCTGGGGCCGTGGAGCCTTTGGTCACCTGCGCCTCTTCCAAAACTGGCTGGACCAGGATGCAGTCACAGCCAGGGAAGCCATCCGGCGGCTCCGGGCTACCTGCCATGTGGTTAGCGACTCATGGGACTCATCCCAGGCCTTCGCAGATTATGTTAGCACCATGTGATGGGGCCCGTACCTCACAGTCTCATGCTCGGTACCATCAGCTTGCAGGGGCTGAAGCATGGGCTGCCCAGAACCCCAACCACCAgttctatctttctctttctgtcaccttttttctcttttttcctttttcccttgcaCTGAGGTCCTGGAGGCCTTGATGAGGCCCAGCAAAGAGGCATTCTCACAGCTGGGCTTATAGTCTTTGGGCCCCTTACTCAGTATCCTGGGAACCCTGGGCCAGGTTACAGTGGTCATTATAATTGCTGAAGAGATCCCCTCCCCTGCGTTCCTGCCTTCCCTCCTCAAGCAGGCACCCAGGCTTTAGAGAATAGGGGGCTTCTTCCCTGCTGGGCTTACCACACTGCTCTCAGGCCTCAAACCCTTTCatacctttattcttttttttaaccaaaaaagtttttcttataaaataaattttgggcAAACATCATGCAGCCCTTCTTGATGATTTTCTCCCAGAGAACAAAATTCAACAGGGCCCTGTGGAGCAAGGAGCCCCTTTTCCCTATCTCCTTCCTCTAAGAGCTACACCCAGACCAGCTGGTTATCAGCAGAGGCCCCGCTGCTCCTCATGAGAACGCTGGTGGAAGACGAAGGTGATGGCAGTGGAGGCAGCATCCCAGGCAGCCTGGAGTACCTCATCCCGGAGCCCCCACTTATCAGTGCAGTGGTTCCACTGAGCCAGGTCTGAAGTGCAGTCAGAACCATCAGGGGGTGGCCGGATCTGACGGCTGTTGACACAACGTCGGCAGTGCAACCTAGGGACAGAAGGCACAGCTGAAGTCACTACAGATCCCATCTCCCTACTGTGTGGGTAGCTTAGAGATAATGGTTAGGGCACTTCCCCACCTGTCATGTGTGTCACTGAGGCTAGCTTCATCCAGGATAAACAGCTCCTTCAACTCGCCCAGAGAGAAGTGACGCTCTACATCCTGCTCCTCATCCACCACACAGCTGCTCAGTGCCTTCTTGTGGCTCTGACGCTGGAAGATCTTCTCCTCAATGGTCCCTGCCTGgggaagaggaggtggagaatGTCAAAAGATACAGCACTTAGCCATCCTCATAAAAATGGAGCAGGAAAACCAAAGGGTTGAAACTACAGCTACCCGAGAAGGGGAGATGAATAAAAAGTATGAGTCCCAGAACATCATCTCTACTCAGCTGAGGCCCATTTTCCCAGTCTGTCTCCTGAGAACATGACATGAATAGTCTGCCCACTCAAGCTACTTTCTATACTAATGAAGGGTCCCAGGGCCTGGCTAAATCCCTTCAGGGTGAACTGAGGTTTGTCTGCTGCAGCTTCAGATTTCTGCACCAAGCCCAACtctaattcattcaataaatatcattTAGGTATCTATTCTATTCCAGACCCTGTGCTGACATTAGGATACAAAAAAGAATCATATATATCCCCTATCCTTGGGCTCCTAGACAAACATTTAAACAGTTGATACAATGATAGAAATCTGTACAGGGTAACTGTGAGTCCATAAGGATGGTAGAGTAGAACAGTATTGAAAACTTGAAACTCTATCCTTGAGCTCAGTCTTGAAAATGAGTAGATAGTTTGtaagaaaagacacaaagaaaggcATTCCCAGCATAGGAACAAAGGAATACTACTGGCCTATTGGAGGACTGTGAGGAGTTCAGGCTAACTAGAGGTTGGTGGGAGTATAGTAAGAGCTGAGACTGGAAAGTCAGCAGAGGCCACATTAAAGAACCTTggggacaggcacggtggctcacgcctgtaatccctgcaatttgggaggccgaggcaggcagatcacaaagtcaggagttcaagaccagcctgaccaacatggcaaaaccccgtctctactaaaaatgcaaaaattagccaggcgtggtggtgggcacctgtaatcccagctactcaggagaagcaggagaatcgcttgaacccgggaggcagaggttgcagtgagccgagattgtgccattgcactccagcctgggcagcaagagcaagactccatctcaaaaaaaaaaaaccaaaaaacaaaccttGGATGCCATGCTGAAGGCCTTAATCTTGTCTTTGAAGAGATGAAAAGTAAAATCTGAATTTTTGGAAAGCTCCTTCTGGAAGCAGTATGTGAACAATGGGTTGGGATAAGACAGAAGTAAACAATTAGGAAGCTGCTGCAATATCCAAGTGACAGATGATCATGACCTCAGGAGGGCTTGGAGAGCAGGGTTAGTAAAAATCAGTGAAAACTGGTGGGAATCTGGTTATTAGGAGAAAAGAATAGTCCAGTAAGATTATTCCCAGTTTTGGGTTGGGTGGATAATGGAGCCATTAAGAACAACATTCAGAAggggagccaggtgtggtggctcatgccgttaatcccagcacttgggaaggccaaggtggatcgcttgagtccagatgttcaagaccagcctaggcaacatagcaagaccccttctctacaaaaaataaagaaaaaaattatccgggtgtgatggcacacacctgtagccccagctacttcagggggttggaggtgggaggttgaagctgcagtgggccatgatcgtgccactatactccagcttaggcaacagaaagaaactgtctcaaaatcaatcagTTAATCAGAAGGAAGGGGAATGAGTTTAGTCATGATACTGCTAAAGTGCTCATTAGAAATCTAAGTGGAAATGTAGATTAAGTGGTGGAAATAGGGATTTAGAGCTCAGGTAAGAGATCTGGGCTAAAATTTTATAGTTAGAGATTTGTCAGTATAATGAGTAATCAGAGAGGTAGAAGAACCAGAGTGGAGTTtccaaagacaagaaaaaaaaaaattttttttaagacgggatcttgttctgtcacccaggctagagtggcacaatcctagctcactatagcctcgaactcctagcctcaagtgatcctccggcacCCAGCCTAGAAGAGCATTTTTTAAGGGATTAGTAATCAACAGTGTGAGATACACAAAGAGGAAAAATCAATAGTCTCCTGTTTTGGCAATTAGGAAGTCAGTAGTATATTTGAAGGTAGGTTCAGTGGTATAAGGAGTCTGATGAGTGAGTAGAAGATGAGTTAGGTAGGAAATTTGAGAGAAATGGTAGATGCTTGAAATGGTTGAAGGAAATGAGATATGGCCCACCTCAAAAAGAGAACATGAATTTGTGGTAGTACCAACCTGTAAATGCAATGTAGCTGGTGTAGAAGCTGAAAACAGCTCAAATAATCCAACTGGAATGGGTATTGGGAAAAAGAGTAGCTGAAAGGATGCACAATGAAGACTGGGCTAAATAAACAAGGAAGTTAAGCCAGATGAgtgggagggtgggaaggggagagGCTACAGAAACATTAGGCTGAAGCAGATACAGCAGGTATGTGAAAGCTAGGAGGACAAGAAGTGAGAGTAGAATGACAGTTATTAAGGTTCTGGGTTCTAACAAGTTCCACAGTGTGATCTTAGGAATAATTAGACAAAGGGGGGTTGAGATGAGGTCAAGGAAACATGAAGGCCAGAGTGCTGGATAACCACATGGTCCTCAACGTCAGCCAGTATGATTGCTGGATTTGGGAAAGAAATGAAGGCTGAGCTAATGTCCAAAGTCATCAATGAATTAGGAATATAGCAGAGGATAGAGGACTGcagcaaggaagaaaagagggtAGTCAAGTCCAACAACATAAGCTGCAAGAGAGGAACTATGGGATGGATGGTCTGAAGGTGATAATTGATAACTTGGAGAATGCAAATAGGACAGGGGATGAGAGAAGATTACAAGGCCAGTGACACAGCAGAAATCATGTATGAGGGAAGGTGTCCTGTGAAAAGGATGTACTGAACAAGTGTCCAGATGGCACAGTAAGAATGGTTTGAGGGATTGGggtggagagaaggggagggagaacgGAAGAATAAAGGACTCACTTCTGGGCCCATAGCTTGGCTACTGCTAGAGGCAGAAAGGCCAAAGAGAGGCACTAAGGAACAAGATGGTCCTGAAGATCTCGTTCCATGACCCACCCCTACTATGACTACTATCACCATCCTTACAGACAGCAGGCGGTAGATATAGCAAGTCTTCTTTTGACCATCTCGCCAGACCCGGGCCATGGCTTGTTCATCATTGGCTGGGTTCCAGTCAGGGTCAAACATGACCAGCCGGTTAGCCCCAATGAGATTGAGGCCACAGCCCCCAGCTTTGCTGCTCAGCATGAAGACAAAGTCAGGGCTctggaaagagaagaaacagGAGAAAAGGAACCTCTTATAGCCTAAACTGAGATCCTGCTCAGCCCAACCAGCTCCCCTCTCATGCCTCTATACTACTCAGTACCAATTGTGAAAACCACCAGTTTATCTGCTCACCAGCCAGCCAATCCCAACACACAAAGTCAGTTTCCAGCCCAGCCATCACCAACCAGACAAATCCTACCATATCCactaggggaagaaaaaaaaccaaccagACAAATCCTACCATATCCactaggggaagaaaaaaaaaaaaaaatcaaggtaacCCCTTATAGCTTCTCTATCATTCCTTAATTCTGATGATACTGCATTGGTGGTGTGGGGATGGGGATGTGCATTTACCGATGGACTATTGAAGCGTTCTACAACCTTGGCTCGCTTCTTAATGGACATCGTGCCATCCAGGCGGACGTATAAGTACCTGAAGGGGGATTCGAGACCCAAGAAAATAAAGCTTCAAtgattagggggaaaaaaatttaaaaataaaattttttttaaaaagactcaagAAAGCAGAGTCCTTTGGAGTGAGAGCTACTGAAGGGACTGAAATAACCGTGCTTGAGGCCCTAAGCTCCCAAAGGCAGGGGCAGGGAGCTAGAGGCCAAGACTCTTTCCTAAGGGAGTACCTGAAGGACTAGGGGATCTTCTACTTGGAGATAGAGCTGGGGCCATCATAGCAATAAGGGAAGATATCTTCAGGGAAAGCCTTTATGTGCCCAGATCTTGGCCCACATCCACAAATCAGAACTAGACAGACAGTAGGGGAGGGGTATATCCCCCTTTGGCATCCTGGTTAGGCTCTTCCCTACCTTCGGGCACGGCACAGCTTCTCAAAGAGATCCAAAGTCTGGGTGTAATTCGACACCAGCACTACTTTGTCACTGCTACGGCTTCGGGTCACCGCCAGAATATAATCCAGGACCAGCATCTTACCTGGGAAGAGCAGCAACCAGCAGTCCCCTACTGGCTATCCCAATGGCCCAGGCTTCTTACTCTTGATATCCTGCCTTGAAACAGGACAGCCCTAGCACACAAAAAAATCTCCCACCCTCCTCCTAGAGAAGCCCAAATACTGGTAGGAAAAGGGTCACCTGACAGCTGGGGCTCCAGGGCCTTAGAGCTATAACCAGGAGGGAAGAGGTCCAAGGCACCCACAAAGCCATCCTCCTCTTCCACACACTTATCATGGATTAGAGCTGGATctgggagaaaacaaaacaaaacccagataCTTTGCTTTCTGAAGTTTCCACTTCAGTGTTCACTAGAACTCCCTCTAGAAGCCTAGCCCAAAAGGCCTTCCTCAACATCAGACTTGCTTGATCTTCATCCTACCAAATTCCAACAGGATATAGTCGGTGCCATCTGGGACGATGGATGAACAATCTCACTCACTAATGTGTTCTCCCAACAAGAAGGGAGCTATAACAGAGCAGGCAagctttctttgttatttttcctccTGCCCAACACTGTATATGAGCATGTGTACACGCAAGCACTCACAAACAGTCGACACATCCCAGGTCATCAAGCATGGGCTGGACAGAAGATGAGTTCAATTTTCCAAAGCAAAGGGTCTGGTAAACAGAATCCACAATGCAGGGTTCATGCCTTGGTAGGGCTGGAATCACATGTGGCCTCTATGAGGATGACTCTGGATGAGTTTTAGTGAGGGTCGCCAGGCCACTACAGGAACCTACCCTCCCTTGCTCACTCTCACAGAGGACACCAGGACACAAGCCCAACTCACGATTACAAAGCTTCTTTAGCGAGGTGATGGAAGAAAGGGAAGACACACTCATCTTGCCCTCACGCAATTCTTCTGCTGGTTTGGCTTGTCTCAGAAACCTCTTGTATAACTCAGTCTGAAGGGGTGTCAGCCTAAAAAAGGCAGCTGGGTCAGTGGAAAAAGCTAGACCACCCTCCTGCCCTCTGAGAACACCCTGAGAGCCCAGCCATGCTTCAGGAGCTAGGCTTTGACCCACTCACTCCACATCTTTCAGTTGAGTTCAGTACCTACAACAAACGACCTGCTCAATCTTCACAGGCAGATATTTAGAAAGGATATCAGAAGTCCTCCGTATCAGGCATCTAGAGAAAACAGGATAAAAAGGCAAGAGGCTGGTAAAATTGCCATGCTAACTACTGGAATAAAAGCTACCACCCAAAGGACCAAGACTAGCCCTCTTTTACAGTATTAAATGTCAGAgactcagccaggcgcagtggctcacgccagcaatcccagcactttgggaagccgaggtgggcggatcacctgtggtcaggagttcaagaccagcctggccaaaatggagaaaccctgtctctactaaaaatatgaaaattagccaagcgtggtggcaggtacctgtaaacccagctactcgggaagctgaggcaggagaatcacttgaacccaggaggtggaggttgcagtgagccgagatcgccccattgcactccagcctgggcaacaagagcgagactccatctcaaaaaaaaaaaaaaaaaaaagtcagagactCATCAGACATATGTCAAACACATCTGTATCAGGGTCTCAATTGTGGGAACAGAGACCTTCCAAACATGCTAGCTTAGACAGGCAGCACTTTCTCTTCCCCTTCAATAGGTTGCCTAGTCTTCAAGAGAAGACTGAGGCTTCCCATTGAGACAGGAGCTCTAACAGGAAAAGCAAGCTGTAAATTATTAAGTCCTTAGGGGAGTTTCTGCTTGCATTTGTCCAAATGCCTACTGCTACATGGCCCCAGGCTAAATGAAATTAAGCATAGACCTCCTGGGAAGACTAGGAAGGATAGGTATCAGGCACCTAAGAAGCAGATCTTAAGAAAACACCAATTCTTCTTCCtgccatctaatttttttttttttttttttttttttgagacggagtcttgctctgtcacccaggctggggtgcagtagcgcagctcagctcactccaacctccgcctcccgagttcaagcgattctccagcttctccctccagagtaactgggactacaggtgcaccccccacacccggctaatttttgtatttttagtagagatgggagtttccccatgttggccaggctggtctcgaactccttacctcaagtgatccacccacctcggcttcccaaagtggtgggattataggcgtgagccaccacgcccgtcctGCCATCTAAAATTGGTAGGGAGAGGTAGCCAGGTAGCCAGGCAGTTGTTGGGAAGGGCAGGAGGACTCTTTAGAATGTAACCTATCAAGTGTGCATACCACCTCTGGACAAAGGAGTCCAGAATGTGCCTACCCCCTGGGTTATGTAACTCCCATGAAAAAGTCAGTCCTCTTAGCCTGGGAGCCACAACCACCTTTCAGATCTTCTCCTACCTGTCACAGAATGACTATGGGGCCCGGAAAGAGAAGCCTAATGTTTCGGGTCTGAGACCAACTGACAGGAAGCTTCTGAAATACTAGTAGTGCTCCAAGGTATACTTTGCTCAAGAAGTCCAGCAGCATCAGAGAAGAGCTTCCTCAGCAGGCTGATAAACAGACCAAAACCAGACCACAGAGCCCAAGCCAGAAAGAAAGCAGGCACTTCACCTCCAAGACTCCCTTGTTTATTCAGTGGCCATAGTTAGGACACAGATCCCACTCCCTTCCTAGAATCCCAGCCTTTGAGGGCTCTAGAGAGGCAAAGCCCCCAAAGGATTGGCCATGGATGGTTTGGGAGGCAATTCTAATGACTTCGCTTGAGGTCATTACCTATTCACAATGCTGGTAAGCTCCCGCAGCCGCTCCTCTCCTAGCTGCCTGTCTGCCTCACTAGCAGCAGCGTCTCGACCCTTCAAAATTGGCAATTCAAAATGCTTCTTGAATTCATGGGCAGTCCCTAAACacaggagagaaggaaaacagaagaatGTGGAAAAGGAATGATTTCCCACAGCTAGTGATGGCAGACTACCTTCTCACAAACCAGCCTTCCTACCAAGAACAAGGCTAAACAAAATATAGGCCAATTTCTGTTTAACAGATCAGAGAGGTATCAAAGCAGTGAAGACTTGAAAGGCCAAAAGTGAGATAGGTTAAAATCCAAATATATAATTACTTAgagtaaatgtaaatggattgaaTAGTCCACTAAAAAGACAAACATGGCcagagtggatttttttttttttttctgcgacggagtcctgctctgtcacccaggctggagtgcagtgacgcaatctcggctcactgcaacctctgcctcccaggttcaggcaattttcctaactcagcctcccgagtagttgggattacaggcactcccTCTCCGTGCCCgggtcatttttgtatttctagtagagacggggtttcaccatgttggccacgctggtctcgaactcctgatcttgtgatctgcccgcctcagcctcccaaagtgttgggattacaggcgtgagccaccatgcccagccaattttttttttgagacaggttctctccctgtcgcccaggctggaatgcaatggggcaatcatggctcaccacagcctcaacctcccaagtagctgggactacaggcgcatgccaccacactcagctaacttttgtatttttttggtagagatgggattttgccatgttgcccaggctggtcttgaactcctgggctcaaggtaccctcccgccttggtctcccaaagtgctgggattacagttgtgagccaccacacctggccacattgagagaaattaaagatgaccTAAACAAGTTGAGAGACAGATCATATTAATATATTGGAAGGTTCCGTATTATAAAAATGAAGGATCTTTCAGAATTTATCTGTTTCAATACAGCCCAATTAAAATCCAGTTAGAGTTTTTTGATGGGTATGGCAGGCAGTAGGGGTATAAAttgacaagttgattctaaaatttacatgggaATGCAAAGGGCCAAGAATATCTAGGACAATGTTAAGGAGTAAGAATATAGTTGGAGCCTGAGCAGAtttcttgagctcaagagt
This portion of the Pongo abelii isolate AG06213 chromosome 1, NHGRI_mPonAbe1-v2.0_pri, whole genome shotgun sequence genome encodes:
- the RAD54L gene encoding DNA repair and recombination protein RAD54-like isoform X5 translates to MNQRGARVPSPILIISYETFRLHAGVLQKGSVGLVICDEGHRLKNSENQTYQALDSLNTSRRVLISGTPIQNDLLEYFSLVHFVNSGILGTAHEFKKHFELPILKGRDAAASEADRQLGEERLRELTSIVNRCLIRRTSDILSKYLPVKIEQVVCCRLTPLQTELYKRFLRQAKPAEELREGKMSVSSLSSITSLKKLCNHPALIHDKCVEEEDGFVGALDLFPPGYSSKALEPQLSGKMLVLDYILAVTRSRSSDKVVLVSNYTQTLDLFEKLCRARRYLYVRLDGTMSIKKRAKVVERFNSPSSPDFVFMLSSKAGGCGLNLIGANRLVMFDPDWNPANDEQAMARVWRDGQKKTCYIYRLLSAGTIEEKIFQRQSHKKALSSCVVDEEQDVERHFSLGELKELFILDEASLSDTHDRLHCRRCVNSRQIRPPPDGSDCTSDLAQWNHCTDKWGLRDEVLQAAWDAASTAITFVFHQRSHEEQRGLC
- the RAD54L gene encoding DNA repair and recombination protein RAD54-like isoform X3 yields the protein MRRSLAPSQLAKRKPEGRSCDDEDWQPDLVTPGKRKSSSETQIQECFLSPFRKPLSQLTNQPPCLDSSQHEAFIRSILSKPFKVPIPNYQEGFMNQRGARVPSPILIISYETFRLHAGVLQKGSVGLVICDEGHRLKNSENQTYQALDSLNTSRRVLISGTPIQNDLLEYFSLVHFVNSGILGTAHEFKKHFELPILKGRDAAASEADRQLGEERLRELTSIVNRCLIRRTSDILSKYLPVKIEQVVCCRLTPLQTELYKRFLRQAKPAEELREGKMSVSSLSSITSLKKLCNHPALIHDKCVEEEDGFVGALDLFPPGYSSKALEPQLSGKMLVLDYILAVTRSRSSDKVVLVSNYTQTLDLFEKLCRARRYLYVRLDGTMSIKKRAKVVERFNSPSSPDFVFMLSSKAGGCGLNLIGANRLVMFDPDWNPANDEQAMARVWRDGQKKTCYIYRLLSAGTIEEKIFQRQSHKKALSSCVVDEEQDVERHFSLGELKELFILDEASLSDTHDRLHCRRCVNSRQIRPPPDGSDCTSDLAQWNHCTDKWGLRDEVLQAAWDAASTAITFVFHQRSHEEQRGLC
- the RAD54L gene encoding DNA repair and recombination protein RAD54-like isoform X4, whose product is MADEMGLGKTLQCITLMWTLLRQSPECKPEIDKAVVVSPSSLVKNWYNEVGKWLGGRIQPLAIDGGSKDEIDQKLEGFMNQRGARVPSPILIISYETFRLHAGVLQKGSVGLVICDEGHRLKNSENQTYQALDSLNTSRRVLISGTPIQNDLLEYFSLVHFVNSGILGTAHEFKKHFELPILKGRDAAASEADRQLGEERLRELTSIVNRCLIRRTSDILSKYLPVKIEQVVCCRLTPLQTELYKRFLRQAKPAEELREGKMSVSSLSSITSLKKLCNHPALIHDKCVEEEDGFVGALDLFPPGYSSKALEPQLSGKMLVLDYILAVTRSRSSDKVVLVSNYTQTLDLFEKLCRARRYLYVRLDGTMSIKKRAKVVERFNSPSSPDFVFMLSSKAGGCGLNLIGANRLVMFDPDWNPANDEQAMARVWRDGQKKTCYIYRLLSAGTIEEKIFQRQSHKKALSSCVVDEEQDVERHFSLGELKELFILDEASLSDTHDRLHCRRCVNSRQIRPPPDGSDCTSDLAQWNHCTDKWGLRDEVLQAAWDAASTAITFVFHQRSHEEQRGLC
- the RAD54L gene encoding DNA repair and recombination protein RAD54-like isoform X1 → MRRSLAPSQLAKRKPEGRSCDDEDWQPDLVTPGKRKSSSETQIQECFLSPFRKPLSQLTNQPPCLDSSQHEAFIRSILSKPFKVPIPNYQGPLGSRALGLKRAGVRRALHDPLEKDALVLYEPPPLSAHDQLKLDKEKLPVHVVVDPILSKVLRPHQREGVKFLWECVTSRRIPGSHGCIMADEMGLGKTLQCITLMWTLLRQSPECKPEIDKAVVVSPSSLVKNWYNEVGKWLGGRIQPLAIDGGSKDEIDQKLEGFMNQRGARVPSPILIISYETFRLHAGVLQKGSVGLVICDEGHRLKNSENQTYQALDSLNTSRRVLISGTPIQNDLLEYFSLVHFVNSGILGTAHEFKKHFELPILKGRDAAASEADRQLGEERLRELTSIVNRCLIRRTSDILSKYLPVKIEQVVCCRLTPLQTELYKRFLRQAKPAEELREGKMSVSSLSSITSLKKLCNHPALIHDKCVEEEDGFVGALDLFPPGYSSKALEPQLSVGDCWLLLFPGKMLVLDYILAVTRSRSSDKVVLVSNYTQTLDLFEKLCRARRYLYVRLDGTMSIKKRAKVVERFNSPSSPDFVFMLSSKAGGCGLNLIGANRLVMFDPDWNPANDEQAMARVWRDGQKKTCYIYRLLSAGTIEEKIFQRQSHKKALSSCVVDEEQDVERHFSLGELKELFILDEASLSDTHDRLHCRRCVNSRQIRPPPDGSDCTSDLAQWNHCTDKWGLRDEVLQAAWDAASTAITFVFHQRSHEEQRGLC
- the RAD54L gene encoding DNA repair and recombination protein RAD54-like isoform X2, with amino-acid sequence MRRSLAPSQLAKRKPEGRSCDDEDWQPDLVTPGKRKSSSETQIQECFLSPFRKPLSQLTNQPPCLDSSQHEAFIRSILSKPFKVPIPNYQGPLGSRALGLKRAGVRRALHDPLEKDALVLYEPPPLSAHDQLKLDKEKLPVHVVVDPILSKVLRPHQREGVKFLWECVTSRRIPGSHGCIMADEMGLGKTLQCITLMWTLLRQSPECKPEIDKAVVVSPSSLVKNWYNEVGKWLGGRIQPLAIDGGSKDEIDQKLEGFMNQRGARVPSPILIISYETFRLHAGVLQKGSVGLVICDEGHRLKNSENQTYQALDSLNTSRRVLISGTPIQNDLLEYFSLVHFVNSGILGTAHEFKKHFELPILKGRDAAASEADRQLGEERLRELTSIVNRCLIRRTSDILSKYLPVKIEQVVCCRLTPLQTELYKRFLRQAKPAEELREGKMSVSSLSSITSLKKLCNHPALIHDKCVEEEDGFVGALDLFPPGYSSKALEPQLSGKMLVLDYILAVTRSRSSDKVVLVSNYTQTLDLFEKLCRARRYLYVRLDGTMSIKKRAKVVERFNSPSSPDFVFMLSSKAGGCGLNLIGANRLVMFDPDWNPANDEQAMARVWRDGQKKTCYIYRLLSAGTIEEKIFQRQSHKKALSSCVVDEEQDVERHFSLGELKELFILDEASLSDTHDRLHCRRCVNSRQIRPPPDGSDCTSDLAQWNHCTDKWGLRDEVLQAAWDAASTAITFVFHQRSHEEQRGLC